Proteins encoded in a region of the Carassius gibelio isolate Cgi1373 ecotype wild population from Czech Republic chromosome B5, carGib1.2-hapl.c, whole genome shotgun sequence genome:
- the ptar1 gene encoding protein prenyltransferase alpha subunit repeat-containing protein 1: MKMAESEEEVDVLVQRVVKDINNAFKRNPNIDEIGLIPCPEARYNRSPIVLVENKLGVESWCVKFLLPYVHNKLLLYRQRKQWLDREALVDITCTLLLLNPDFTTAWNVRKELLQCGMLNPEKDLYLGKLALSKHPKSPETWIHRRWVLQWLQKECSPSGQEPKDQAELRGDAVRRRRCERLQRALQEEMRVCADAAGRYPSNYNAWSHRIWVLQNLAKGSLKVLHDELSSTRLWVSMHVSDHSGFHYRQHLLKALARELSQVGETELHPTQQPNGESTADASDGSHHNDVIPQLFHEEMELCTDLIESYPGHETLWCHRRHVFYLWHQWRREHLQGAGSQSPPLTHTDVLLSEEPCDEASASQAMDVDCVLDGRKHGSYTQDTKRLKRGPLLPHPLLPSEHTFVSRILTGCRSPEQSRFAIAYRKWLDSVIGQ; encoded by the exons ATGAAAATGGCTGAGTCGGAAGAGGAGGTGGATGTCTTGGTCCAGAGAGTTGTGAAAGATATCAATAACGCCTTTAAAAGAAACCCGAACAT TGATGAAATTGGCCTCATTCCGTGCCCCGAAGCCCGGTACAACAGAAGCCCCATAGTCTTGGTGGAGAATAAGCTGGGAGTGGAGAGCTGGTGTGTCAAGTTTTTGCTGCCCTATGTGCATAATAAACTCCTGCTGTACAGACAGAGAAAGCAGTGGCTCGATCGGGAAG CACTGGTAGATATAACCTGCACATTGCTTCTCCTAAACCCAGATTTCACCACTGCGTGGAATGTCAG GAAAGAGCTCCTGCAATGTGGTATGTTAAACCCAGAGAAAGACCTGTACCTGGGAAAGCTTGCACTATCTAAGCATCCTAAAAGCCCAGAGACATGGATACACAG GCGCTGGGTGTTACAGTGGCTGCAGAAGGAGTGCTCTCCTTCTGGACAAGAACCGAAGGATCAGGCTGAACTCAGAGGAGACGCTGTGAGGAGGAGACGGTGCGAGCGGCTGCAAAGGGCCTTGCAGGAGGAGATGAGAGTCTGTGCAGACGCTGCTGGCCGTTACCCCAGTAACTACAATGCATGGTCCCATCGCATCTGGGTATTACAAAACTTGGCTAAAGGCAGTCTGAAG GTTCTGCACGATGAGCTGTCCTCCACCCGACTGTGGGTGTCCATGCACGTGTCAGATCACAGCGGCTTTCACTACCGTCAACACCTGCTCAAGGCCCTGGCCAGAGAGCTGAGCCAGGTTGGAGAGACGGAGCTCCACCCAACCCAGCAGCCTAATGGAGAGAGCACAGCGGACGCGTCTGATGGCAGTCACCATAATGACGTCATCCCTCAGCTCTTCCACGAGGAGATGGAGCTCTGCACTGATCTCATCGAGTCATATCCAGGCCACGAGACGCTGTGGTGCCACAG GCGACATGTCTTCTACCTGTGGCATCAGTGGCGGAGGGAGCACCTCCAGGGGGCAGGGTCACAATCTCCACCTCTCACCCATACTGACGTCCTCCTCAGTGAGGAGCCCTGTGATGAAGCCAGCGCTTCCCAGGCCATGGATGTTGACTGTGTTCTGGATGGGCGCAAACACGGAAGCTACACGCAGGACACCAAGCGACTAAAGCGGGGACCCTTGCTTCCCCACCCCTTACTTCCCTCTGAGCACACGTTTGTCTCTAGAATCCTCACAGGCTGCCGGAGCCCCGAGCAAAGCCGCTTTGCCATTG